A genome region from Thioalbus denitrificans includes the following:
- the truD gene encoding tRNA pseudouridine(13) synthase TruD, whose protein sequence is MSAGTDPVRSLPHAWGAPVAQGRIRQSPEDFRVDEIPAITPAGRGEHLLLRVEKRLANTEWVAGRLAEVAGVEPLAVGYAGLKDRRAVTTQWFSVHRPAAGEPDWSVLEPEGVRVLDATRHTAKLRRGELEGNRFRIRVTALAGAGTPLESRLRQVAEAGVPNYFGEQRFGRDGENLARAEALFAGRGQVRDRHRRGLYLSAARACLFNAVLAQRVAAGSWNRALPGDVVLLPGGHGELTLERVDAAVAARVADGRLTLTGPLWGRGGLTTAAEARAVELQALAPWAALRAGLEAAGLYQERRALGLRPREFTWDQPRPDVLELAFDLPAGSYATVVLRELVDLQPESTGGAPAGSPPKAP, encoded by the coding sequence CGCCCCCGTCGCCCAGGGCCGCATCCGCCAGTCGCCGGAGGATTTCCGGGTGGACGAGATCCCCGCCATCACCCCGGCCGGGCGCGGCGAACACCTCCTGCTACGGGTGGAAAAGCGTCTTGCCAACACCGAGTGGGTGGCCGGAAGGCTGGCCGAGGTGGCCGGCGTGGAGCCGTTGGCGGTGGGCTATGCCGGTCTGAAGGATCGTCGTGCCGTGACCACCCAGTGGTTCAGCGTCCACCGGCCGGCGGCGGGTGAGCCCGACTGGAGCGTCCTCGAGCCCGAGGGCGTGCGGGTGCTGGATGCCACCCGGCACACCGCCAAGCTGCGGCGGGGCGAGCTGGAAGGAAACCGGTTCCGGATCCGGGTCACGGCGCTGGCGGGGGCGGGCACCCCATTGGAGTCGCGGTTGCGGCAGGTGGCGGAAGCCGGCGTGCCCAACTACTTCGGGGAGCAGCGCTTCGGCCGCGACGGCGAGAACCTGGCGCGGGCCGAGGCGCTGTTCGCCGGCCGCGGCCAGGTGCGGGATCGCCACCGGCGCGGCCTCTACCTCTCCGCGGCCCGCGCCTGCCTGTTCAACGCGGTGCTGGCGCAGCGGGTGGCGGCGGGGAGCTGGAACCGCGCGCTCCCGGGGGACGTGGTCCTGCTGCCGGGCGGTCACGGCGAACTGACCCTGGAGCGGGTGGACGCCGCCGTGGCGGCCCGGGTGGCCGACGGGCGGCTCACCCTGACCGGCCCCCTGTGGGGTCGGGGCGGGCTGACCACCGCCGCCGAGGCCCGTGCGGTTGAATTGCAGGCCCTGGCGCCCTGGGCCGCGCTGCGTGCCGGCCTGGAGGCCGCGGGCCTCTACCAGGAACGCCGGGCGCTGGGTCTGCGGCCGCGGGAATTCACCTGGGACCAGCCGCGGCCCGATGTGCTGGAGCTGGCTTTCGATCTGCCGGCCGGCAGCTACGCCACCGTGGTGCTGAGGGAGCTGGTGGACCTGCAGCCGGAGTCCACCGGCGGCGCGCCCGCAGGGAGCCCCCCGAAAGCACCATGA